From a region of the Mercurialis annua linkage group LG1-X, ddMerAnnu1.2, whole genome shotgun sequence genome:
- the LOC126665442 gene encoding uncharacterized protein LOC126665442 isoform X1, whose amino-acid sequence MMSNVMDLAVDVCPTEDALGALLEYLVDPKLPSESAARTTPTQLEQELIGKQVHAVVLVYNYYYRKQHPHIEFLGFENFCKLVVILRPTLMVYLKLMQLSNETELDDLVKDLSVAENMIMNACDISTSLDASKNAPSTEGLPISKVAVLLTDSKNKNCLLKFGSITEGVWSLIEKDVDLSYKTSLVSINPEPVSKKKRFIKKPVKNGPDADDAGLQKLAYSVVKEITGINQDALLILESHVVYSTSKEKAATRFYIMQCTQPENNEITQVLIRDALNSLQGPLFVRNSSQWMHTSVVEYFHLLPYAKILLDWLSGRESGNPQVQKSGPETISIDSSKRVDRPCFLEAPKSSHGEHLQSKEGSGSTKQYDDDGPYAVDFPEDCDTSCKMDVDESLVVHDRTKVKGTNGVKMASSLKRQKITRDGPAANGNKNCKKSSSDQDGVALNGNVMVKNHSKSNDLDKIRSVIASKDKELSQAAVKVILSKRAKLCLQLRDIEDQIAQCDQNIKIISNGGEGDLVLKIETLIECCNDKFLRIPPQEIQHCNDQYSTPSIESTRLPANGTKKQNPCQELDELCYQKNWILPTYRVSALDGGFEAGVTVKGKDDEYSAGGDVQCHPHEARESAAKQMLYKLQTCQLPADI is encoded by the exons ATGATGTCAAATGTCATGGATTTAGCAGTGGATGTATGTCCAACTGAGGATGCTCTTGGTGCCTTGTTAGAGTACCTGGTTGATCCAAAGCTACCTTCAGAATCTGCTGCAAGGACCACTCCAACACAACTTGAGCAGGAATTAATTGGAAAACAG GTTCATGCTGTTGTATTAGTCTACAACTATTACTACCGGAAGCAGCACCCGCATATAGAGTTTCTAGGTTTTGAGAACTTCTGCAAATTAGTTGTAATTCTGAGACCTACTTTAATGGTATATCTGAAATTAATGCAACTTTCCAATGAGACTGAGCTGGACGACCTGGTAAAAGACCTTTCAGTGGCCGAGAACATGATAATGAATGCATGTGATATTTCAACAAGCCTAGATGCATCAAAAAATGCTCCAAGCACTGAGGGATTGCCAATTTCCAAGGTTGCAGTTTTGCTTACAGACTCCAAGAACAAGAATTGCTTGCTGAAATTTGGTTCCATCACTGAAGGAGTTTGGTCTCTGATAGAGAAAGATGTGGATCTCTCCTATAAAACTTCCTTGGTTTCAATTAACCCGGAGCCTGTAAGCAAGAAGaaaagatttattaaaaaacctGTGAAAAATGGGCCAGATGCTGATGATGCTGGCCTTCAGAAACTTGCATATTCTGTAGTCAAGGAAATTACAG GTATTAATCAGGATGCCCTTTTGATTTTGGAGAGCCATGTTGTGTATTCCACAAGCAAAGAAAAAGCAGCTACACGCTTTTATATAATGCAGTGCACCCAACCAGAAAACAATGAAATTACCCAAGTTCTCATTAGAGATGCTCTGAACAG TTTGCAGGGTCCTCTGTTTGTACGAAATTCTAGCCAATGGATGCATACCTCAGTTGTGGAATACTTCCATTTGCTTCCTTATGCTAAAATTCTCTTAGATTGGCTTTCCGG TAGGGAGTCCGGTAATCCGCAAGTTCAAAAATCAGGGCCAGAAACCATCAGTATCGACTCTTCCAAGAGAGTAGATAGACCTTGTTTTCTCGAAGCTCCAAAAAGTTCGCATGGAGAGCATCTACAAAGCAAGGAAGGATCTGGATCAACAAAGCAGTATGATGATGATGGACCTTATGCTGTTGATTTTCCTGAAGATTGTGATACATCCTGCAAAATGGATGTAGATGAATCTCTTGTGGTTCATGACCGAACTAAGGTCAAAGGCACAAATGGT GTTAAGATGGCAAGCTCTTTGAAGAGGCAGAAAATTACCAGAGATGGACCTGCTGCCAATGGAAACAAGAACTGCAAAAAGTCCTCTTCAGATCAAGATGGGGTAGCATTAAATGGCAATGTGATGGTTAAAAATCATTCAAAATCCAATGACCTTGACAAAATACGAAGTGTCATAGCTTCAAAAGATAAGGAACTTTCGCAGGCTGCGGTGAAAGTTATCTTAAGCAAAAGAGCTAAATTG TGTTTACAGCTGCGAGATATAGAAGATCAGATTGCTCAGTGTGATCAAAATATCAAGATAATTTCGAAtg GTGGAGAAGGTGATTTGGTCCTTAAAATAGAAACTCTTATAGAATGCTGTAATGACAAATTCCTAAGAATTCCACCCCAAGAAATTCAACATTGCAACGATCAATACTCTACTCCATCAATAGAAAGTACTAGATTGCCTGCCAATGGGACCAAGAAGCAAAATCCATGTCAG GAACTGGATGAGTTATGCTATCAAAAGAATTGGATACTACCAACATACCGTGTATCTGCTCTAGATG GTGGATTTGAAGCTGGTGTAACTGTGAAAGGAAAAGATGATGAGTACTCAGCTGGTGGTGATGTGCAATGCCATCCACATGAAGCAAGAGAATCAGCTGCTAAGCAGATGCTGTATAAATTGCAAACTTGTCAACTTCCAGCAGACATCTGA
- the LOC126665442 gene encoding uncharacterized protein LOC126665442 isoform X2: MMSNVMDLAVDVCPTEDALGALLEYLVDPKLPSESAARTTPTQLEQELIGKQVHAVVLVYNYYYRKQHPHIEFLGFENFCKLVVILRPTLMVYLKLMQLSNETELDDLVKDLSVAENMIMNACDISTSLDASKNAPSTEGLPISKVAVLLTDSKNKNCLLKFGSITEGVWSLIEKDVDLSYKTSLVSINPEPVSKKKRFIKKPVKNGPDADDAGLQKLAYSVVKEITGINQDALLILESHVVYSTSKEKAATRFYIMQCTQPENNEITQVLIRDALNSLQGPLFVRNSSQWMHTSVVEYFHLLPYAKILLDWLSGESGNPQVQKSGPETISIDSSKRVDRPCFLEAPKSSHGEHLQSKEGSGSTKQYDDDGPYAVDFPEDCDTSCKMDVDESLVVHDRTKVKGTNGVKMASSLKRQKITRDGPAANGNKNCKKSSSDQDGVALNGNVMVKNHSKSNDLDKIRSVIASKDKELSQAAVKVILSKRAKLCLQLRDIEDQIAQCDQNIKIISNGGEGDLVLKIETLIECCNDKFLRIPPQEIQHCNDQYSTPSIESTRLPANGTKKQNPCQELDELCYQKNWILPTYRVSALDGGFEAGVTVKGKDDEYSAGGDVQCHPHEARESAAKQMLYKLQTCQLPADI; encoded by the exons ATGATGTCAAATGTCATGGATTTAGCAGTGGATGTATGTCCAACTGAGGATGCTCTTGGTGCCTTGTTAGAGTACCTGGTTGATCCAAAGCTACCTTCAGAATCTGCTGCAAGGACCACTCCAACACAACTTGAGCAGGAATTAATTGGAAAACAG GTTCATGCTGTTGTATTAGTCTACAACTATTACTACCGGAAGCAGCACCCGCATATAGAGTTTCTAGGTTTTGAGAACTTCTGCAAATTAGTTGTAATTCTGAGACCTACTTTAATGGTATATCTGAAATTAATGCAACTTTCCAATGAGACTGAGCTGGACGACCTGGTAAAAGACCTTTCAGTGGCCGAGAACATGATAATGAATGCATGTGATATTTCAACAAGCCTAGATGCATCAAAAAATGCTCCAAGCACTGAGGGATTGCCAATTTCCAAGGTTGCAGTTTTGCTTACAGACTCCAAGAACAAGAATTGCTTGCTGAAATTTGGTTCCATCACTGAAGGAGTTTGGTCTCTGATAGAGAAAGATGTGGATCTCTCCTATAAAACTTCCTTGGTTTCAATTAACCCGGAGCCTGTAAGCAAGAAGaaaagatttattaaaaaacctGTGAAAAATGGGCCAGATGCTGATGATGCTGGCCTTCAGAAACTTGCATATTCTGTAGTCAAGGAAATTACAG GTATTAATCAGGATGCCCTTTTGATTTTGGAGAGCCATGTTGTGTATTCCACAAGCAAAGAAAAAGCAGCTACACGCTTTTATATAATGCAGTGCACCCAACCAGAAAACAATGAAATTACCCAAGTTCTCATTAGAGATGCTCTGAACAG TTTGCAGGGTCCTCTGTTTGTACGAAATTCTAGCCAATGGATGCATACCTCAGTTGTGGAATACTTCCATTTGCTTCCTTATGCTAAAATTCTCTTAGATTGGCTTTCCGG GGAGTCCGGTAATCCGCAAGTTCAAAAATCAGGGCCAGAAACCATCAGTATCGACTCTTCCAAGAGAGTAGATAGACCTTGTTTTCTCGAAGCTCCAAAAAGTTCGCATGGAGAGCATCTACAAAGCAAGGAAGGATCTGGATCAACAAAGCAGTATGATGATGATGGACCTTATGCTGTTGATTTTCCTGAAGATTGTGATACATCCTGCAAAATGGATGTAGATGAATCTCTTGTGGTTCATGACCGAACTAAGGTCAAAGGCACAAATGGT GTTAAGATGGCAAGCTCTTTGAAGAGGCAGAAAATTACCAGAGATGGACCTGCTGCCAATGGAAACAAGAACTGCAAAAAGTCCTCTTCAGATCAAGATGGGGTAGCATTAAATGGCAATGTGATGGTTAAAAATCATTCAAAATCCAATGACCTTGACAAAATACGAAGTGTCATAGCTTCAAAAGATAAGGAACTTTCGCAGGCTGCGGTGAAAGTTATCTTAAGCAAAAGAGCTAAATTG TGTTTACAGCTGCGAGATATAGAAGATCAGATTGCTCAGTGTGATCAAAATATCAAGATAATTTCGAAtg GTGGAGAAGGTGATTTGGTCCTTAAAATAGAAACTCTTATAGAATGCTGTAATGACAAATTCCTAAGAATTCCACCCCAAGAAATTCAACATTGCAACGATCAATACTCTACTCCATCAATAGAAAGTACTAGATTGCCTGCCAATGGGACCAAGAAGCAAAATCCATGTCAG GAACTGGATGAGTTATGCTATCAAAAGAATTGGATACTACCAACATACCGTGTATCTGCTCTAGATG GTGGATTTGAAGCTGGTGTAACTGTGAAAGGAAAAGATGATGAGTACTCAGCTGGTGGTGATGTGCAATGCCATCCACATGAAGCAAGAGAATCAGCTGCTAAGCAGATGCTGTATAAATTGCAAACTTGTCAACTTCCAGCAGACATCTGA